The following DNA comes from Desulfurispora thermophila DSM 16022.
CCCTGGAGCAGGTAGCTAAGGCAGAAGTCGAGCTGGCCGAGCATGAGAAAAAAGCCCAGGCGCTTAAAGAAGAGCTGGCCGTTTACGAGGTCCTTGACCAGGCGTGCGGCAAAAAAGGCGGCGTTCCCGCCCTGGTGGTCGAAAACGCAGTTCCGGAGATTGAGCGGTTGGCTAATGATATACTCTCCCGCATGGCCGGCGGAAGGCTGGCAGTACGGTTAGATACCCAGGCCGAGGGCAAGACCACCGGCACCATGCAGGAAGTCCTTCGGATTACGGTACTGGACGGTGGTATTGAGCGGCCATATCAGACATACTCCGGCGCTGAACGTTTCATGGTGGACCTGGCCCTGCGAGTAGCGCTCTCGAAGTTTCTGGCCCACCGGGCTGGAGCGGAAATAAAGCTGTTCGTGCTTGACGAAGGACTGGGGGCCTGCGACCAGGCCAACCGGCAGGCGGTAATGCAGGCCATCCAGACCGTGGCTCAGGAGTTTGGAAAGGTGCTGGTGATAACCCACATAGCTGAGCTGCAGGATGCACTGCCGCAGAGGATTGAGGTAACTAAAGGGCCTGATGGAAGCAAGGTGAGGATAGCGTAAGGGGGATGGTATCATGCTGGAAGTATTTGCGTTAGCGGCTGAATTAGCAATCAAAGACGGCGTAGCACCCTTGTGCAGATTGCCGGGGGTATGGGAGCGTCAGATAGACGATAATTGGAAGATTGTTCTTAACGGGCATAATTCGCCCAAGGACTACAATGTCTTAACTATACCGCCGTTCCATATGTACGTTGAGTTTAACGGGTGGCCGGCTGGTCTGCTGTCACCTTTCGGAGGAACCATCGCTGCCGGAACTGTAGCCAATGAAAACGCCTTGATAAGTGCCCTGAAGAAGGCCCTGGAATAAGGGGGCACGAGAATGGCGTGGATAGAAAGTCATCAAACACTGGGGCAACACCCAAAGACCAGGAGGTTAGCAAGATACTTAGGAGTTTCTCTGCCGGCTGCTGTTGGCCACTTACACTACCTGTGGTGGTGGGCACTGGATTATGCCCAGGATGGTGATTTAAGCCGATATGAGCCTGAAGATATAGCCGACGCCGCATTGTGGGATGGAGATGCTAAGGCTTTTGTGGAAGCTCTGATTAGAGCAGGTTTCTTGGACCAGGTCAATGACAAGCTACTTATTCACGATTGGGATGATTACGCAGGCCGGTTGATTGATAAAAGGAAAGCCAACTCAGAAAGGGCTCGAAGATGGAGAGAAAAGAAAAGTAACGAATGCGTAACGAATGCATTCGTTACGCATAACGAATGCGCAACGAATGGCACTACCGTACCTAACCTAACCTTACCTAACCATACCAAACCAGAGAATAATAATTTACTTACTTGCGCATCGCCTGACGACGATGCGCGTGCGGGCAACGGCCAATCTCCTGCTGTAAATAATCCGGTTGATGACGTAGAGGCCGTTAAGGTGACTGTCCAACCGGATGAGCAATTAACCAACGAAGCGGGCCAAGACCCTGGCGGAAGCGTAGAGGCCGAAATGGTGACTGCTACGCCAGGCGAGCAGCAGGCCAAAAATCTATTGGAAGTAGCAGGAGAAAAGCCAAATAAGCCCAGACCTCCTTTTACCAGCAAGAAGCAGGAACAACTTTTCGACCAGTTCTGGCAGCTGTATCCGCGCAAAAAGAATAAAGGCCAGGCTGAGCGGGTATGGGCCAGACTACGCCCAAATGATGAGTTATTTGCGGCGATTCTCGTCGGCCTTGAACGAGCTAAAGCCAGCTACGACTGGCAAAAAGAGGGGGGTAAGTATATCCCTTATCCCGCCACATGGCTTAATGCGAAAGGCTGGGAAGATGAGTATACGCCAGCTGAGGAGGTGAACCGTGGCAATGGAACATATCAGCAAAGCTTTATCAAGCCTGGGGTTACCAAGTCACTCGACGAAGCCAGAAGGAACCGCTTCGCGGCCCTCTACCAGAACACCGAAGGCTGATTATGACTTTGAGGAGCGGTTTAAGCAAATCCAGGAAGAAATAGCCCGCCGCCGCGAGATTATGGAGCGGTCTCCGGTGGTCAATAAGACCATACACGACCCCAAGGAATGCCCATGGAAAGACGACTACTTCCGCAAGTGCGAGGACTGCAAAAACGGGCAAAGGACAGTTGAACGTTGGGAACCTAAGCCGCATCGCATTATGTACGACGTTAGTGCCTGCTTTCGGGAGGTTCGCTACCGCGAGCTCCTTCAAAAGAGCGGGCTGGTAGGCATTGAGCTTGAGCACACCTTTGAGGCGGCGGTGATAGATGAGCATAACCGGGCGGTTTACCGACGGCTTATGGAGTGGGACCCAACACAGGGGCGAGGAATATACATTTCCGCCGACAAGAGCCCTGATAACCCACAGGGGAACGGAACAGGCAAGTCTTACGCCCTCCATGCCCTCACTCACCGGCTTTGCCGCATGGGTATCCGGTGCCTGTATGCTCGCACGGTTGATTTCCTCATGGAGCTGCGTGCGGCATACGACGAAAATACCCAGGAGAGTGAATGGCGGGTGCTGGACCGTTATATCCATGTGCCAGTGCTGCTATGGGACGACATGGGAAAAGAAAGTTTCCGCACTGAGTGGGGCCCGGAGCGGTTTTACTATGTGATAGACGCCAGGGTGCGGCTTGGTAAGCCAATTGTGATAAGCTCAAACTTTGACCTGCCGGAGATAGAGGAGCGGTTTGGGATTGATAACTTTGGTCCGGCTATAGCCAGCAGGTTGGCCGGGTTCTGCGAGTTTCTTAAACTTGGTGGGCCGGACCGCAGGTTGAGGAGGGTTAAGTGATGCCTGCTTGGGGTGATATAGCGGCGAGACTGGAGGCTGCGGGGTTTAACGACTTTTGTATCGACTACGAGCGCGGTATTGCTATCGTGTTTTTCGATGGATTGCTGACTAAAGAAACACCACGCCAGACGGAAGAGTGCCGAAAAAATGAGTTTCAAGCTAATTTCCGCTGGGCGGAATATGAATTGAGGAGGGTTAAATAGTGAGCGGAGAAGTTATAGAGCTTTTTCAGCCCGGAGATAAGGTCCGGGCAAAGATACGGAGCTACACCGGAAAAGGCATGACCACTTACACTGGCTTAATCGAGTTTGTCCATGAGCGGTTTATTACGGTCCATACCGGAAAATACCGCGTGACTGTTTCGACCGCAGACCTGCGCTGCGGAGATGCTTCAATCGAGCTTATTAAGCGAGGTGGTAGTCTTGATAGCTTTGCAAAATACCCTGGAAGGGCAGCTCTGGCAAATTATACTGGATGGCTATGGCTATGACTGCGATACCCACCTGTTTCTGCGGAAAGCGACCTAGCTTTTTTAAGGCATATTAAGGGCATTCCAGTATGGGATGAGACGATACGGGATGCCACGATAGCCAGGCGGGTTCTTGAGGTGCTTACCACGGGGAATGACCGAGGGCTGTACCTCGGTCCGGGAGACCCGAGGTTGAGGTGATAAGCGGTGGCTACGCTGCGGGAAATTCTTGAAGCGAGAAACGAAATAGCACTGGAAGGGCCGATAGACCTGGAAAAGCTGGAGAAGATACTTGCGGCTAAGCGGCAGGAAAAGCGGGAGAAGAAAAAAACTGCGGGGCCACAACCTCAGCAACCGACCAGAAAGAACTACATGAACCGAGCGGAGCGGGAAGAGTTTATGATTCTTGCTGCCATGGCAGGAAAGCTTGAGGAAATTATCGAGAACTGGGTAAACCTCAATCGGCCTAAAGACAGGATTAAATGGGCCAGGATGGCCCTGGCCTATCTTTACAAAGCGATGGACGACTGCGTGCGCGGCATTCCCCTTGATGTTATCGCCCAGGTGGTCCGGGAAGTGGGGCTTTGCACAATTGGCGTTATCGAATATCACCCGACAAGGAGGCGGTAGACATGCCTGCACAGCATAAACGACCAGGCCGGAAGGCCAAAGAAGAGCGCATAAGGCGAGACAGAGAACGCGAAGCAGCGAAAAAGATTAAGGTGCTCGTGAGAAGGCCGCGCTATGAGGAAAGATATGACGGTATAAGCCCGGGCAGGTTGGTAATCTATGCGGAGGTTAAACATGGAGCATAACACCTGGGACGCGAAGGTTTACCCGGGACCGCCCTGCCAGGTATGGATTTCAATTCCAACCTTGCCACCAAGCCTAAATGTCTGGACCCGCAAGCACTGGAGGATTAGGCACCAGGAAGTTGAAGAAATGGCGCGGAACCTGAAACTATTGGCCTTATCGTTTAACATACCGCGCTTTGAAAAGGCGGAAGTTAAACTCACGTATTATTTCCGCGATAAGAGACGCAGGGACCCGGATAACTACGTGGGCAAATTTATCCTTGACGGACTTAGAAAAGCTGGGATTATCGCCGAGGATAATGCTGAGGTGTTAAGGCTGCCGCAGCCGGAATTCAAAATTGACCCGCAAGCCCCAAGAACAGAGGTGATTATTCGAGAATGGACATGAAAGTTAGCAAACAGATAATCTCCGAGGTCAATGCGAGACCCGATAAGATAGATGCCGTAAGCTACGGCAAAGTCACTTTCGTTATCCAAGGAGGAAGGCTCGTAAGGGTGGAAATCCAGGACGGTTGGGTAACGGAACAAAAACAGGAGACCAAAGAAAAGTAAATCTTGGCTGACCCGAATATCGGGAGGCCGACATTTCTGGCTATGTGCCAGAGTGTCGGCCTTTTTGATTGATTGGAGGTGGGAATGTTGAGAGAAGAGCTCCGGGGACTTGTGGAAGAGTATTGCCAATCACTGGCGTTGGTAAGGAAGGCTATCCGCAGGGCGGAGAAAGAAGGCCGTGAGCGTGATTTATCGCTCCTCCGTGGCATGGAGCGTGACCTGGAGTGGACGATTGAGTATATGGTGACCGGCTATCCACCAGAGCCGAGCCGCCCCCGCCGCTATATTCCGATTGACCCGCAGAAGGCTATTACATTGTTACGTTATCAACCACAACCGGAGCCGACATTGAAAGTAGAGAAAGTTAGGCTGCAAATACTGGAGGCGCTGGATATTTTGAGCGAAAGAGAGCGGGAGGCGTTTTTGATGGTGGTAGGTGAAGGGCTCTCATATGGGGAGACTGCAAAGTATATGGGCGTGAGCAAGGCCACGGTCCAGGAATATGTCAGGCGGGCAAAAGAAAAGATTTCTGCACGGCGTGTCATACGGTCTGCACCTAAAGGGTGAAGGGGGTTTTTAACGTTAACAGCATTAACGTTAACGAAATTAACGTTAACTGAAACAGGAGGTGCCCGGTATGCCGGTGGGATATTCGGCCCGGTGCCGGGTCTGCAACTCACCGCACCGGGTGGAAATAGAGCAGTGGTGCAAAGACGAAGGGCTAAGCCCGAGAGCCGCAGCTGCAAGATTACTTGAACGTTACGGTGAAAAGATAACCCATGTGACCATCTGGAGGCACATGCAAGAGCACTTCGATATTAGGGCTGAAGCTCGGGAGCAATATCGTAAAAGCCAAGAGCAAATGCAGACTTCGGTTAAAAAATGCTTATCCGACCTCCAGATGCTGGATTCAATTGCCCAGGACAGCTACGAGCTACATCAGGCGGTTAGGGCGTGGCTGGCGGACCTTATAAAAGAGAGGGGCAAAATCCCCAGGGTATTGGTGGAGCTGCTTGCGGTAACTGCGTCGGAAGTCCGTCAGCAATTGAAGCAGAAAGCCGAGCTCCTTGGTGACGACCCAGTAAGCCGTTTGGCCGATGGTGTAGCAACTTGGGCGGAGCTGGTGCAGGCAGCGGCATCGGATGAAGATGAATAAAGCCGAAGCAAGAATTCTCCTCGACCGTGCAAAAAGGGACCCAGTATTCTTTGTCACCAAGGTACTTGGCGGTGACCCATGGGAAAAGCAGGAGGAAATCCTGAAGGCAGTTAGAGACCATCGACGTGTGGCCGTCCGGGCCTGCCATGGCGTAGGAAAGACCAGGGTAGCTGCTTGGGTGGCCTTGTGGTTTCTATACTGCCACAAAAACAGCAATTTTATAACAACCGCTCCTACATGGCACCAGGTGGAAAACTTGCTCTGGCGAGAAATAGCAGCTGCACATGCCAGTTCAAAGTATCCGCTTGGGGGTAAGGTTCTACAAACGCAGATTGAACTCGGAAAACAGTGGTTTGCCCTGGGGTTATCGACCGACAAGCCGGAGCGGTTCCAAGGATTTCACGCCGAGCATATCCTGCTGATAGTGGACGAGGCCAGCGGCGTTGCCCAGCGCATATTTGAAGCAGCGGAAGGTTTTCTTACAAGCCCTGGAGCAAGGCTTTTGCTTATCGGGAACCCGACACAGCTTTCCGGTGAATTTTACAATGCCTTTCGGTCGCCCCTGTACCACAAGATACACATTAGTGCGTTCGATAGTCCTAATCTTAAGGCTGGAAAGATTATCCGGCCTTATTTAGTTACCCCGGAATGGGTAGAAGAGAAGCGGCTCAAGTGGGGGGAAGATAGCCCGCTGTGGTACAGCAGAGTGCTGGGAGAATTCCCGGAACAAGGCGACGATACGCTTATCCCACTTGCCTGGATTGAAGCGGCACAGCAAAGGTGGCAAATGACGCCGCGCGGAGAACCGGTAGAGCTCGGCGTAGACGTTGCCCGCTATGGCACGGATACTACAGTTATCATATTGCGCCAGGGCAGTAAAGCTGAAGTTATTGCCCAGCTTCGTGGCCAGGACACAATGGAAGTCACCGGCGCGGTTATCAATGCTTTAAGAGAAACTGGGGCTAAAGTTGCCAAGGTAGATGTAATCGGTCTTGGGGCTGGTGTGGCAGACCGTCTAAAAGAGCAGCGTTATCCGGTTCAGGAAATGAATGCCGGCGAAGCGGCCCAAGATAAAGAGCGGTTCGTTAATAAGAGGGCCGAATGGTACTGGGCTTTACGAGAAAGATTTCAGGTTGGCGATATTGCCATCCCTCCGGATGATGAGCTGGCTTCTCAGCTCGCAAGTTTGAAGTATAAGTTCGACAGCAGGGGCCGCATACAGGTTGAGAGCAAAGAAGATATGCGAAAACGAGGGCTGCCCAGCCCCGATAAAGCCGATGCCCTTATGCTTGCTTTTGCGCCAACCCAGTCGCTCACTTTGAAGGCGGCTCCTAGAATAATAGGCCGGAACAGCATAGCCGGCATAGCGTGGTGATTTTATGAGTGTACAATCTGGTCAATTAGGCAGCCAGCTAAACTGGGTTCTATCTCAGATTGACGGCACTGTTTTCAACCCCGATAGCATCAGCGTCCAAGAGTACCAGCGGATGCTGGACACGGACGAAACCGTAGGCGCTGCGTTTGACTTTCTGGTTCTTGTAGTGCTCACCATGTTGGGCGAGTACCACCACGAAAACCCGCAGATAGCTCAATTCGTCCATGATGCCCTTGAGCAGATGAAAGGGTCATTTATACGAACGCTGGAGGATATGCTTTCTTACCTTTGGGCAGGGTTTTCGGTGACCGAGATAGTCTGGAACCCGGAAGGCACAACAGTAAAGCTCGAAAAACTGGCCACTTACCACCCGGCCACGATTTCCTTCCGGGTAGACGATAGTGGCAACCTGAAGGAGATAGTGCAAAGGCGGCTATTTGCAGCCCAGGAAGCTGTTATACCGCCGGACAAGGCGGTGCTTTTAGTTAGAGGCGGGCGTTTCGGGAACCTCTATGGTCAAAGCCTGTTTAAGCGCATCCGAAAAAATTGGCTTTTAAAGGATGCCTTCTTAAAGATGTGGGGCCGTGCTCTGGACAAATTCGGCACTCCTCTGGTGGTGGCCGTGGTCCCGGACGCCGAGGTTAAGGACCCGGAAACCGGTGAGGACATTCATCAGCTCGACTACGCCGTAAAGGTGCTGGCAAACCTCCAAAACGGTACAGCTTTGGCGTTCGCGAAAAGCGCTGACCAGGCACCGGATATAAAGGCGCTCACTACCGGCGGAGCCGGGGTTGGCGAAGCCTTTAGCCAGGCCATCCAGTACCTCAACAAGATGATTTGCCGGGGGTTATTAATCCCCAGCCTGGTCATAGACGAGGGTATGCGCACTGGGTCCTATGCCCTGGGGGCATCGCATTTTGATGCTTTCTACCTGGCGGCCAGGGCGATATACCAGGACCTCACCGAGAACCTGCTGGAGCAGCTTATCCGCAGGCTTATTGACTACAATTTTGGCCCGCAGACGGACTACGGTACCTTCACGGAGCAGCCACCAGATGCGGAAAGCATGAAGCTTTACGCCGAGGCATTTCGACAGCTCGTGGATGCTGGATTCCTGGACCCGCAGGTGGCCGAGGATTTGCGGTGGGCCCGCTCTAAACTGGGGCTCCCTGACCGGGAACCTGCTTCGGTAGTGGCTCAGGCTGCGATAGACGCATTCCCCCGCTACCTGCGTGCACCGGAAGGTGGTGAGGAATGAGAGATGACTTAGAGTTGAAGTTTGCAAAGGAACTGGACAAAGCCGAAGAAGAGGTGCTGAAGAAGATAGCCCGTTGGCTTAGCGAGGCTCTGGCCCACTTGCCCTGGGGTAAGGCAGCTGAGATACA
Coding sequences within:
- a CDS encoding ATP-binding protein produces the protein MVNKTIHDPKECPWKDDYFRKCEDCKNGQRTVERWEPKPHRIMYDVSACFREVRYRELLQKSGLVGIELEHTFEAAVIDEHNRAVYRRLMEWDPTQGRGIYISADKSPDNPQGNGTGKSYALHALTHRLCRMGIRCLYARTVDFLMELRAAYDENTQESEWRVLDRYIHVPVLLWDDMGKESFRTEWGPERFYYVIDARVRLGKPIVISSNFDLPEIEERFGIDNFGPAIASRLAGFCEFLKLGGPDRRLRRVK
- a CDS encoding phage portal protein family protein, with amino-acid sequence MSVQSGQLGSQLNWVLSQIDGTVFNPDSISVQEYQRMLDTDETVGAAFDFLVLVVLTMLGEYHHENPQIAQFVHDALEQMKGSFIRTLEDMLSYLWAGFSVTEIVWNPEGTTVKLEKLATYHPATISFRVDDSGNLKEIVQRRLFAAQEAVIPPDKAVLLVRGGRFGNLYGQSLFKRIRKNWLLKDAFLKMWGRALDKFGTPLVVAVVPDAEVKDPETGEDIHQLDYAVKVLANLQNGTALAFAKSADQAPDIKALTTGGAGVGEAFSQAIQYLNKMICRGLLIPSLVIDEGMRTGSYALGASHFDAFYLAARAIYQDLTENLLEQLIRRLIDYNFGPQTDYGTFTEQPPDAESMKLYAEAFRQLVDAGFLDPQVAEDLRWARSKLGLPDREPASVVAQAAIDAFPRYLRAPEGGEE
- a CDS encoding AAA family ATPase codes for the protein MKMNKAEARILLDRAKRDPVFFVTKVLGGDPWEKQEEILKAVRDHRRVAVRACHGVGKTRVAAWVALWFLYCHKNSNFITTAPTWHQVENLLWREIAAAHASSKYPLGGKVLQTQIELGKQWFALGLSTDKPERFQGFHAEHILLIVDEASGVAQRIFEAAEGFLTSPGARLLLIGNPTQLSGEFYNAFRSPLYHKIHISAFDSPNLKAGKIIRPYLVTPEWVEEKRLKWGEDSPLWYSRVLGEFPEQGDDTLIPLAWIEAAQQRWQMTPRGEPVELGVDVARYGTDTTVIILRQGSKAEVIAQLRGQDTMEVTGAVINALRETGAKVAKVDVIGLGAGVADRLKEQRYPVQEMNAGEAAQDKERFVNKRAEWYWALRERFQVGDIAIPPDDELASQLASLKYKFDSRGRIQVESKEDMRKRGLPSPDKADALMLAFAPTQSLTLKAAPRIIGRNSIAGIAW
- a CDS encoding sigma-70 family RNA polymerase sigma factor — protein: MREELRGLVEEYCQSLALVRKAIRRAEKEGRERDLSLLRGMERDLEWTIEYMVTGYPPEPSRPRRYIPIDPQKAITLLRYQPQPEPTLKVEKVRLQILEALDILSEREREAFLMVVGEGLSYGETAKYMGVSKATVQEYVRRAKEKISARRVIRSAPKG